GCAGAGACATAAGAACCAGCGCTACCGGTGGTTTTGGTAAAATGCTGACATAAAACAATTTTTAGTACAGGTGGTAGACAGATGAACAAATACGAGCGGATTGCACAAGAGGTCAAACAGCGTATTATGAATAAGACCTATAGCGGTGATGATCCGATTCCCGATGAGATTTCACTGGCAAGTGAGTTTCAGGTAAGTCGGATGACGATTAAGAGGGCATTGGATACGTTGGTGATGGAAGGGCTGCTGAATCGTAAAAGAGGACATGGCACCTTTATCGTCAAATCGGTTCATAATGGTCCTGTTAACGTCGTGGTCAATGAAATGCTGGGGTTAACCAACGTACTGCGCGGGAAAGAAATCAAAAATAAGATTGTCGCCTTTGACGTTCAATTTCCATCCGCGGAAGTAGCGGCTCATCTATTTATTGATGCCAATTCTCCTGTATATCATGTGATCCGTCTGCGTGTTGTGGAGGGTGAGCCGTATGTTATCGAGCGCACGTACATGCCTACGAAGCTGATCAGCGGTATTACCGAGCAGGTGCTGTACGGCTCGGTGTATCAACATATTAAGGAGGAGTTGGGCCTTAATATTGTCGGTTCACATCGTACAATCCGCGCATCCAAGTCGACTGAGCTGGATCGGGAGCATTTGGACTGTGCAGCGGATGATCCAATCTTGGAAATTGAACAGGTGGGTTATTTGGATACGGGGATACCATTTGAGTACTCATTCTCGCGGCATCGGTACGACAAATTTGTGTTTACCACAGTGAACCGGATGCGTTGAGCGGCGTGTACGAAGCGGGATGGTAATGGGTAAAAAGAAAACATGGCAGAAGGAGCCTCCTCTATGCAGGTGCTTCCCTGCCATGTTCTTTTTCATGAAACGAATTAGTTGCCCAGCAGTCTGACTTCATGCACCGTTGGGGTATACCAGTTGTTTGGATTATTAAATAATACCGCATTTACGAGATTGATTCGCACGTAGCGGGCTTGGAAATTGACTTTGTCACTGGTAAAGCCATACGCAGTATTGGTCGTGCGGTCAATGGTGGAATAATGAATTCCATCCGTGCTGTATTCAATTTTATATTTGTAATACGCTTCAGAGCCTTTGTACATAAACCATGAAATATCCACTTCGCTGATGGTCTTGGTACTGCCCAAATCGACCTGCCACCAAGCAGGCCAGGATGCAGATGCAGCCTTCCACGAGGTTTGGGCGTTGCCGTCGTTCGCCAGTGAAGCCGGAGAAGCGGATGCAGCAGAGCTGGCAGTTGCGGTTTTGCCTTGCGCGTGATTCACAAGGGACGGCAAGATGACCGAGCCTGTTGCCGCATCCAGATCCCAACTACTGTACCAGTTCAGGGTTGCTGTTTTATTGGAGTCATTCAGCGTCAGCGGCAACCAGATGAATTTGTGGTCGCTCAGGTTGAGTGGATTCCATCGGTCGCCCATATAGATGTAGCTGGTTCCTGCGCTGCCTGTAATCGTGGCGATGGAGTGAATTTGCGAGCCATAAGCTGCCGGGTCACCGAAGGGCGACAGCGCAGACCAGCTTCCAGTCATGGAGCTGGCGGTGGCGTAGGCTCCCTGATTCGGATACCAGCCGGATGCCTGCGAGGTGAACAGGTAGTAGGTGTTGTTTTTTTTCACAACAGCAGGGGCTTCGCGGTAGCCATTCTCGAAGATCCAGCCAACAAATGACTGTACTCCCGTATAGTCGGCTGTCAGCTTGAAGATTGCCATCGTATCGTTGGCACCGCCATTTTTACGGGAAGCTGTAATGAGGTAGCCGCTACCGTCGGTATCCGTGAACACTGTCATATCACGGGACTCGTAATTCAGCGGACGGAAGCTGCCTTGGTAGACAAAATTCCCGTCGGGTGTATCGCTGGTAGCAACAGCTACACGACCGAGCGAATAGTCTGTACCATTTTCATAATGCGCCCATAGTACATATTTTCCGGTGGTTTTGTTGTAAATAACCTTGGGTCGTTCGATTTTGCTGGAATTTAACTCAGGGGCGGAATTTTTGGTGAGAATGGTGCTGCGGAAGGACCAATTTTTCAGATCGGTTGAGGTATATACGTTCACTTTTTCAAATTTCCAGTTCTCGGCATGCTCGCCGTACCAATAATAAGTGGAACCTACTTTTAGAATATTGCCGCTGTTCGCCTGTATCGGGTTGCCAGCAGTGTCTTTCCAATCCGTTCCGTTGGTAATGGCTGTGCTTGCTGTTGCGTTCAGGGATAATTTTGCATGGGTAGCGTCCAAACCATTCAGTGCCTGAATCGCCTCGGTCCCATAGGTTGCA
This DNA window, taken from Paenibacillus kribbensis, encodes the following:
- a CDS encoding GntR family transcriptional regulator, whose product is MNKYERIAQEVKQRIMNKTYSGDDPIPDEISLASEFQVSRMTIKRALDTLVMEGLLNRKRGHGTFIVKSVHNGPVNVVVNEMLGLTNVLRGKEIKNKIVAFDVQFPSAEVAAHLFIDANSPVYHVIRLRVVEGEPYVIERTYMPTKLISGITEQVLYGSVYQHIKEELGLNIVGSHRTIRASKSTELDREHLDCAADDPILEIEQVGYLDTGIPFEYSFSRHRYDKFVFTTVNRMR
- a CDS encoding family 43 glycosylhydrolase yields the protein MKWINSSKWLGAWICILLAVAGTGLQPDAAHANTTGVTHATYGTEAIQALNGLDATHAKLSLNATASTAITNGTDWKDTAGNPIQANSGNILKVGSTYYWYGEHAENWKFEKVNVYTSTDLKNWSFRSTILTKNSAPELNSSKIERPKVIYNKTTGKYVLWAHYENGTDYSLGRVAVATSDTPDGNFVYQGSFRPLNYESRDMTVFTDTDGSGYLITASRKNGGANDTMAIFKLTADYTGVQSFVGWIFENGYREAPAVVKKNNTYYLFTSQASGWYPNQGAYATASSMTGSWSALSPFGDPAAYGSQIHSIATITGSAGTSYIYMGDRWNPLNLSDHKFIWLPLTLNDSNKTATLNWYSSWDLDAATGSVILPSLVNHAQGKTATASSAASASPASLANDGNAQTSWKAASASWPAWWQVDLGSTKTISEVDISWFMYKGSEAYYKYKIEYSTDGIHYSTIDRTTNTAYGFTSDKVNFQARYVRINLVNAVLFNNPNNWYTPTVHEVRLLGN